One Primulina tabacum isolate GXHZ01 chromosome 10, ASM2559414v2, whole genome shotgun sequence DNA segment encodes these proteins:
- the LOC142505418 gene encoding auxin transporter-like protein 2: MKQAEEAIVSNFNETELDGDGKEEEMVEELPIFSVKNALWHGGSAYDAWFSCASNQVAQVLLTLPYSFSQLGMLSGIVFQIFYGLMGSWTAYLISVLYIEYRSRKEKEDVSFKNHVIQWFEVLDGLLGPYWKAAGLAFNCTFLLFGSVIQLIACASNIYYINDHLDKRTWTYIFGACCATTVFIPSFHNYRIWSFLGLGMTTYTAWYLTIAALVHGQVEGVQHSGPKKLVLYFTGATNILYTFGGHAVTVEIMHAMWKPQKFKYIYLLATLYVFTLTLPSASAVYWAFGDQLLTHSNAFALLPKNGWRDTAVILMLIHQFITFGFACTPLYFVWEKVIGMHDTRSICLRALARLPVVIPIWFLAIVFPFFGPINSAVGALLVSFTVYIIPALAHMLTYRKGTSRKNAAEKPPFFLPSWAAMYLVNAFIVIWVLVVGFGFGGWASVTNFIKQIDTFGLFAKCYQCKAPPHPAPAPPHN, translated from the exons ATGAAGCAAGCGGAAGAAGCTATTGTATCCAACTTCAATGAGACTGAGCTTGACGGCGACGGAAAGGAGGAGGAGATGGTGGAGGAGCTGCCCATTTTCAGCGTTAAAAACGCCCTCTGGCACGGCGGATCAGCCTACGATGCCTGGTTCAGCTGTGCTTCCAATCAA GTTGCGCAAGTTTTGTTAACTCTCCCTTATTCTTTCTCCCAACTTGGAATGCTTTCTGGGattgtatttcaaattttctacGGTTTAATGGGCAGCTGGACTGCGTATCTCATCAGTGTTCTTTACATTGAATACCGCAGCAGAAAGGAAAAAGAAGATGTCAGCTTCAAGAATCATGTCATCCAG TGGTTCGAAGTTCTTGATGGATTACTTGGGCCATACTGGAAAGCTGCAGGTTTAGCCTTCAACTGCACTTTTCTCCTCTTTGGATCTGTCATCCAACTCATAGCCTGTGCAAG CAACATATACTACATAAATGACCACCTGGACAAGAGGACATGGACATATATATTTGGAGCTTGCTGTGCCACCACTGTTTTCATCCCCTCTTTTCACAACTACAGAATTTGGTCCTTTTTAGGACTTGGGATGACTACTTACACAGCTTGGTACTTGACTATTGCAGCCCTTGTTCATGGCcag GTTGAAGGAGTGCAACACTCGGGTCCAAAAAAGCTGGTGCTGTACTTCACTGGAGCCACCAACATACTCTACACATTTGGTGGACATGCTGTAACTGT GGAAATCATGCATGCCATGTGGAAGCCTCAAAAGTTCAAGTACATATACTTGTTAGCCACACTCTATGTGTTCACCCTTACCTTACCCTCGGCTTCCGCCGTCTACTGGGCGTTTGGCGATCAGCTCCTAACCCACTCCAATGCATTCGCTCTCCTCCCAAAAAACGGCTGGCGTGACACCGCCGTTATACTCATGCTTATCCATCAG TTCATAACATTCGGATTCGCGTGCACGCCACTGTACTTTGTGTGGGAGAAGGTGATCGGGATGCACGATACAAGAAGTATATGCTTGAGGGCGCTTGCGAGGCTGCCTGTGGTGATCCCTATATGGTTCTTGGCCATTGTTTTCCCATTTTTCGGGCCGATTAATTCGGCGGTTGGTGCGCTTTTAGTGAGCTTTACAGTCTACATCATCCCTGCGCTGGCTCACATGCTCACATACAGAAAAGGCACCTCTCGGAAG AATGCCGCGGAGAAGCCACCATTCTTCTTGCCGAGTTGGGCGGCAATGTATCTTGTGAACGCCTTCATCGTGATCTGGGTATTGGTAGTTGGCTTTGGGTTCGGGGGATGGGCGAGCGTAACGAATTTCATTAAACAAATCGACACATTCGGGCTCTTTGCCAAGTGTTATCAGTGCAAAGCTCCGCCTCACCCCGCACCAGCACCACCCCACAATTGA